Proteins encoded in a region of the Coffea eugenioides isolate CCC68of chromosome 4, Ceug_1.0, whole genome shotgun sequence genome:
- the LOC113769449 gene encoding uncharacterized protein LOC113769449: MSTQQEESSEKTVATTQPEIASPGVQLTELLTKFGEMASEMAAQKKLIDELPQGDPNMHVNPPTFFQTTAEPVVPEHVFQNKPEMGESSAPVDLKLLKRLDRFDEFIRKSQGLSKQGVLDYDDLCLFPNVQLSVGFKTPKFNKYDAPTRTTLEGTKRKPSEDHKTYAKRWRKVAAKVEPPMTEDEIIRTFIKAHDPPYFEEIFRMTGCSFAAIVNKLEEFDDFVRAGKIVNVSALKSQVEALQGRGSSEKKPPFKKKEGDTTFVWNHNLSPRPRCQHNPTYQQPYPYYYSSPNHVYTTNIHHPRPRPNYTNPPSAPFQISQPNPPQNRLRPPYNPRFPPPNRPVYNHPQPHEPYNRPPSRTFTNLGRPLDQLYDQLKASGKIGTVPPPTYPYGMPAWYNPQAVCAYHSGAPGHATLDCKALKHKVQDMVESGEIVIRKREPQGPNVNQNPLPEHVGVIMDDAEYEEQIKKLAIEAEVFGVTDRPFVIELPFEEDNKPFVLDLTPAENEALEPVVIEFPKQEPVLSLQQVPWNYDEPSVQIGENSTAKKEVSVVTRSGKTVNPFETTTPIQANSSEPPLKPTITEKEAVDFLKRFQRSEYNIVEKLSKSPAQITMLDLLFSSDVHRDALIDVLTRAQIPRDISVDNFSNVVGSVLFKKQIAFSDDELPTEGIGHNKALYITVRCNGKMLPKVLIDNGSALNICPWSTLEKLGLQDVKLRPSGTIVRGFDGAQREPIGEADLVIEMGPAQFQITCQVMNFPSIYNILLGRPWIHKSGAVPSSLHQLLKFVVNDKLITIFAEEDCLVITDSGVKEEGSQSVTMSPHSTSDIVSVSWITTEEQTPSKASVMMAREMIRGGYKFDKGLGRELQGILKPVKIVEKRDTFGLGFRPTAKDFKEMKERKRAEKEGRQRAFDIPPLWYTFPRPTEIITSEGNSTEEIENSLSQLFVGAIFEDNFLSEAEFPDIPEGSISNWTAEVLPIQKEFW, translated from the exons atgagtacccAGCAAGAAGAGTCATCGGAAAAGACCGTTGCAACGACCCAGCCGGAGATTGCAAGtcccggggttcagttgacCGAATTGCTCACTAAATTTGGggagatggcatctgaaatggccgcccaaaagaaactGATCGATGAGctc CCTCAGGGTGATCCAAACATGCATGTAAATCCACCGACTTTTTTCCAAACTACCGCAGAGCCCGTTGTGCCGGAGCACGTTTTTCAaaacaagccagaaatgggagagtcATCTGCCCCGGTTGATCTAAAGTTGCTTAAGCGATTGGATCGTTTCGATGAATTCATCCGCAAgagccaaggtttaagcaagcaaggggtgCTGGACTACGATGATTTGTGCCTATTTCCAAACGTACAACTGTCGGTGGGGTTCAAGACcccgaagttcaacaaatatgatg CGCCAACCCGGACTACTCTGGAAGGAACGAAAAGGAAGCcttctgaggaccacaagacctATGCTAAGAGGTGGAGAAAGGTAGCTGCTAaggtcgagccaccaatgaccgAGGATGAAATCATACGTACTTTCATAAAGGcccatgatccgccgtacttcgAAGAGATTTTCCGTATGACCGGATGTTCGTTTGCTGCAATTGTAAATAAACTTGAAGAATTTGACGACTTTGTAAGAGCTGGGAAAATTGTTAATGTATCTGCCCTGAAATCGCAAGTAGAAGCTTTGCAAGGGCGAGGAAGCAGTGAAAAGAAACCACcattcaaaaagaaagaaggagatACAACCTTTGTTTGGAACCACAACCTTTCACCCCGACCCCGATGCCAACACAACCCAACCTACCAACAACCTTACCCTTACTACTATTCAAGCCCAAACCATGTATATACTACCAatatccaccaccctcgacctcgcccaaactATACTAACCCACCTTCAGCCCCTTTCCAAATTTCCCAACCAAATCCACCCCAAAACCGACTTCGTCCaccatataacccaagatttcctcctccaaatagacctgtttacaaTCATCCTCAACCTCAtgaaccttacaaccgacccCCAAGCCGtacttttaccaatttaggtAGGCCTTTAGACCAACTGTACGACCAGTTAAAGGCCTCCGGAAAAATTGGTACAGTACCACCTCCTACCTATCCGTATGGCATGCCCGCTTGGTATAACCCGCAAGCTGTTTGCGCATATCATTCAGGGGCACCTGGGCATGCAACTTTGGATTGTAAGGCGCTAAAGCATAAAGTTCAGGATATGGTTGAGTCTGGAGAAATCGTGATCAGAAAGAGGGAGCCGCAAGGGCCAAACGTAAATCAAAACCCCTTGCCAGAGCACGTTGGGGTTATTATGGACGATGCGGAGTACGAGGAACAAATTAAGAAATTGGCAATAGAAgctgaagtgtttggggtcacGGACCGACCGTTTGTCATAGAGTTGCCATTCGAAGAAGATAACAAGCCTTTTGTCTTAGATCTCACGCCAGCGGAGAATGAAGCTTTGGAACCAGTAGTCATCGAATTCCCGAAGCAGGAGCCCGTATTAAGTCTGCAACAAGTGCCGTGGAATTACGATGAGCCTAGCGTACAGATCGGGGAAAATTCAACTGCAAAGAAGGAAGTGTCAGTAGTTACTAGATCGGGGAAAACTGTAAATCCATTTGAGACTACTACTCCAATTCAAGCCAATAGTTCTGAGCCACCCCTCAAACCAACAATTACCGAGAAAGAAGCCGTGGATTTCCTTAAACGATTCCAGAGAAGTGAATACAACATAGTGGAAAAGCTAAGCAAATCACCTGCCCAGATAACCATGTTGGACCTACTTTTCTCCTCGGACGTGCATAGGGATGCATTGATCGATGTATTAACAAGAGCTCAAATTCCGAGAGACATTTCTGTTGATAATTTTTCAAACGTGGTGGGGAGTGTATTATTCAAGAAGCAAATTGCTTTTTCTGATGATGAATTGCCGACGGAGGGCATTGGACATAATAAGGCGTTGTACATAACAGTGAGGTGCAACGGAAAAATGCTGCCTAAGGTGTTAATCGATAATGGATCCGCACTGAATATCTGTCCGTGGAGTACCTTAGAGAAACTAGGATTGCAAGACGtcaagctgaggccttcagggactATCGTTCGAGGGTTTGATGGAGCTCAAAGGGAGCCGATAGGAGAGGCAGATTTAGTAATCGAGATGGGGCCCGCCCAGTTtcaaataacttgccaagtcaTGAACTTCCCGAGCATTTATAATATCTTGCTTGGAAGACCATGGATTCACAAGTCTGGGGCCGTGCCGTCTTCGTTGCATCAATTACTCAAGTTCGTGGTAAATGACAAGCTAATCACTATCTTTGCTGAAGAGGACTGCCTGGTGATCACCGATTCTGGAGTTAAAGAGGAGGGTAGTCAAAGTGTTACCATGTCCCCTCACAGCACATCCGATATAGTCTCCGTAAGTTGGATAACCACGGAGGAACAAACTCCCTCAAAAGCCAGTGTAATGATGGCCAGAGAAATGATTCGTGGAGGATACAAATTCGACAAGGGTTTGGGGCGTGAACTGCAAGGGATCCTGAAGCCAGTGAAGATAGTAGAAAAGAGAGATACCTTCGGTTTGGGTTTCAGACCAACCGCCAAGGATTTCAAGGAGATGAAAGAGCGTAAAAGAGCAGAAAAGGAGGGCCGGCAAAGGGCTTTCGATATTCCACCACTGTGGTATACTTTTCCCCGGCCAACTGAAATAATCACATCAGAGGGTAATTCAACTGAAGAAATCGAGAATAGTTTGTCCCAGTTGTTCGTTGGGGCAATATTTGAAGACAATTTCCTGAGCGAGGCCGAATTTCCTGACATCCCTGAGGGGTCTATTTCTAATTGGACTGCCGAGGTCCTGCCTATTCAGAAGGAGttttggtaa
- the LOC113769451 gene encoding putative nuclease HARBI1 encodes MAWNNRRGARGRNADRMRQDEEDEALLLMSASLMLMHPSLAHVDNNQPLLQHDGSFTDRQWVERVLYGHHRCSIDNMRITVDNFLLLSNILVERQYVPHNYQQRVPIQETLAMTLMLVSHKHTHRVLGTIFDRSIETINRNIKKVLRGLCLFATEIIRPSDQTAVHPRIANSTNFYPWFKDAVGAMNGTHISACPPTGEQMAYTNRHGWQSQNVMAVCDHDMRFIYVYAGWEGSAHDARVLDSALAYPSDFPLPQPGQYYLVDAAYRNAPGFMPPYKNVGSESPAKTLFNTRHSQLRNVIERTFGVLKKRFKWLKGPVDNFYMSTQISIVIACCALHNFLRMHQPEDAHFQRFESEDVHLNEEPEIGGLVPQPFALNVSPAELAEWKAKRDYIATQMYAARGRRRR; translated from the exons ATGGCCTGGAACAACCGCCGTGGTGCTAGAGGACGCAATGCGGACCGCATGAGGCAAGATGAGGAAGATGAGGCCTTACTTCTTATGAGTGCCTCGTTAATGTTAATGCATCCGTCACTTGCACACGTGGATAATAATCAACCACTTCTGCAACATGATGGTTCATTCACAGATAGGCAGTGGGTGGAACGCGTACTCTACGGTCATCATAGATGCTCAATAGACAACATGCGTATCACGGTTGATAATTTCTTGCTACTGTCCAATATCCTTGTCGAGAGACAGTACGTTCCACATAATTACCAACAACGCGTGCCCATACAGGAGACGCTTGCTATGACTTTAATGTTGGTCAGCCACAAGCATACGCACCGTGTGTTGGGGACTATTTTTGATCGATCCATCGAGACGATTAATCGAAATATAAAAAAGGTGCTCCGAGGCCTGTGTCTATTTGCAACTGAAATAATACGACCGAGTGACCAGACTGCAGTTCATCCACGAATTGCAAACTCAACTAATTTTTATCCATGGTTCAAG GATGCCGTGGGAGCGATGAATGGCACCCACATCTCAGCTTGTCCTCCGACAGGCGAGCAAATGGCATATACAAATCGGCACGGGTGGCAATCACAGAATGTTATGGCAGTTTGTGACCATGACATGCGCTTCATCTATGTGTATGCTGGATGGGAGGGAAGTGCACACGATGCGCGAGTGTTGGACTCAGCATTAGCATATCCGTCCGATTTTCCACTGCCGCAACCTG GCCAGTACTACTTAGTTGATGCGGCATACAGGAATGCTCCTGGTTTCATGCCCCCGTATAAGAACGTGGGGTCCGAATCTCCGGCAAAGACCTTGTTCAATACTCGACATTCGCAACTTCGCAATGTCATTGAGCGCACATTCGGTGTGCTTAAGAAAAGATTCAAATGGTTAAAGGGTCCGGTAGATAATTTCTATATGAGCACTCAAATCAGTATAGTCATTGCTTGTTGTGCGTTGCACAACTTTTTAAGGATGCACCAACCAGAAGATGCCCATTTTCAACGGTTTGAATCAGAAGACGTGCACTTAAATGAAGAGCCAGAAATAGGCGGGCTAGTACCTCAACCGTTCGCATTAAATGTATCTCCTGCAGAGCTGGCAGAATGGAAAGCTAAACGAGACTACATAGCGACTCAAATGTACGCAGCACGGGGGCGACGCCGCCGTTAG
- the LOC113768206 gene encoding TORTIFOLIA1-like protein 3: MPSSAAAVKQNQAAAAAKRDLKHRVLTCLHKLSDRDTYASATSELENIAKTLSPDTLPPFLSSITATDSTDKSTVRKQCLHLISLLALHHSDTLSPHLSKLLSSIIRRLRDSDSSIRSACISAAASLASHLTRPSFSSFSKPFLEALFTEQDLNAQIGAAMCLSAVLESIPQPPDAVLLRKLLVRLEKLVKREGFRAKAAVLGFMGSVIESGGAPAGMMLSNLLACLVQFLSSEDWAARKAAAEALLKLVLAEREALPEFKAASLKIFEAKRFDKVKVVRETMNQLVEAWKEVPDEASANLEYHSSTMECQNASHGQYAPASKTPCTVTSGAPQVRKSLLLCNGSSITTARKRIPENENEKKTGPAMFRKLDRKKPYELIVECATHNAPGKAMSDDDPTNRDESFGEKVGERNRLAKPDVKRTLFNKSASRVVPCHEDISEATVVVSNETGIILRNRKDCEDLSLIRKQLVQIENQQSNLLDLLQKFMGSSQSGMRSLETRVRGLELALDEISLDLAVSTGRMSNAASAGGLCCKLPGAEYLSSKLWKRTESRRATPMFTSSSATTAAASMLRVANKSEDSEVFKLDNRRSRYQGGHGIIMNPLAEIPIDSNRSIPGVSSNRILENAHVVV, from the exons ATGCCATCGTCAGCGGCCGCAGTCAAGCAGAATCAAGCGGCTGCTGCGGCGAAACGTGACTTGAAACACAGAGTACTGACGTGCCTCCACAAGCTCTCCGACAGAGACACCTACGCCTCCGCCACTTCCGAGCTCGAAAACATCGCCAAGACCCTCTCCCCTGACACTCTTCCTCCTTTTCTCTCCTCCATCACCGCCACCGACTCCACCGACAAATCCACCGTCCGCAAGCAATGCCTGCATTTGATCTCTCTTCTCGCTCTCCACCACTCCGACACTCTCTCCCCCCACCTCTCTAAGCTCCTCTCCTCCATCATCCGCCGCCTCCGCGACTCCGACTCCTCTATCCGCTCCGCATGCATCTCCGCTGCCGCCTCCCTTGCTTCTCACCTCACCAGGCCCTCCTTCTCCTCCTTCTCCAAGCCCTTCCTCGAAGCTCTCTTCACCGAACAGGACCTCAATGCTCAGATCGGCGCCGCCATGTGCTTGTCGGCCGTCCTCGAGTCCATTCCCCAGCCGCCGGATGCCGTGCTCTTGAGGAAGCTCCTGGTCAGGCTGGAGAAGTTGGTCAAGCGCGAGGGGTTTAGGGCCAAGGCAGCCGTTCTGGGGTTCATGGGATCCGTGATCGAGTCCGGTGGGGCCCCTGCCGGGATGATGCTGAGTAACTTGCTGGCGTGTCTGGTGCAGTTTTTGAGCAGTGAGGATTGGGCAGCGAGGAAGGCCGCCGCGGAGGCGCTGCTCAAGCTTGTTCTGGCGGAAAGAGAGGCCTTGCCCGAGTTTAAAGCTGCGTCTTTGAAGATCTTCGAGGCCAAAAGATTCGACAAG GTAAAGGTAGTCCGGGAGACCATGAATCAGTTGGTGGAGGCGTGGAAGGAGGTTCCTGATGAGGCGTCCGCAAATCTTGAATACCATTCTTCAACAATGG AATGCCAGAATGCGAGCCACGGGCAATACGCCCCTGCTTCCAAGACACCCTGCACTGTCACCTCCGGTGCACCTCAAGTGAGGAAAAGTCTCCTTTTATGTAATGGCTCTTCTATCACCACAGCCAGGAAAAGAATTCCGGAAAATGAGAACGAGAAGAAAACTGGTCCAGCAATGTTCCGGAAACTGGATCGTAAGAAGCCTTATGAATTGATAGTTGAATGTGCTACTCACAATGCTCCTGGGAAAGCAATGTCTGACGATGACCCAACGAACAGAGATGAGAGCTTTGGGGAAAAAGTTGGGGAGAGAAATAGATTGGCAAAGCCAGATGTGAAGAGAACCCTTTTTAATAAGTCTGCTTCTCGTGTAGTCCCATGTCATGAAGATATCTCAGAAGCTACCGTGGTTGTTAGTAATGAAACGGGGATAATCTTGAGGAACCGGAAGGACTGTGAGGATCTATCATTAATTCGTAAGCAACTTGTTCAGATTGAAAACCAGCAGTCCAATTTGCTAGATCTCCTCCAG AAATTTATGGGGAGCTCACAGAGTGGTATGCGATCACTGGAGACACGGGTTCGTGGCCTAGAGCTTGCATTGGATGAGATCTCCTTGGACCTTGCTGTTTCAACCGGAAGGATGTCGAATGCTGCTTCTGCTGGAGGCCTGTGTTGCAAACTACCTGGTGCAGAATATTTGAGCTCAAAGCTCTGGAAGAGAACAGAAAGTCGGCGTGCTACCCCAATGTTCACTTCTTCTAGTGCAACTACAGCAGCAGCATCGATGCTGAGAGTAGCTAATAAAAGTGAAGATTCTGAAGTATTTAAACTGGATAATAGGAGATCTCGATACCAAGGTGGTCATGGGATTATAATGAACCCCCTGGCTGAAATCCCTATCGACTCCAATAGAAGTATTCCCGGAGTTTCCTCCAATAGAATACTAGAGAATGCTCATGTTGTGGTGTGA